Below is a genomic region from Virgibacillus dokdonensis.
AAGGATCAGAAATATCATAATTGATTAGATTCGCTTCTAGCCTTCGAATATTCACCATGTCTTCGGCTAAATGTTCTTGAATGCGTTGATTGAGAAGAGAATTATCCAGTTTATGCTGATGTTTCTGGATAAATATTGATCTTTTTTCCTCATAATCTGCATATGCTTTTTTTAACTTTTCCCATACTTTTTTATCGGCTTCTAAGACATATTCCTTTAATGTAAAGTACTTATCTTGAAATTGGGGGAAATTCATAATTAACGACTGCTTATGCTGGGTTGTCATTGTTAAGACTACGTCAGCCCAATGAAGTAAATCTTTCGTAACC
It encodes:
- a CDS encoding low molecular weight protein arginine phosphatase; this translates as MRLLFVCTGNTCRSPMAEALVKHKIPEVEVQSAGIFATNDQQANPKTIEVLKQKQIKMNHLSQPVTKDLLHWADVVLTMTTQHKQSLIMNFPQFQDKYFTLKEYVLEADKKVWEKLKKAYADYEEKRSIFIQKHQHKLDNSLLNQRIQEHLAEDMVNIRRLEANLINYDISDPFGGDLRTYQETLDELDKYIDLLRKKLTK